In Haliotis asinina isolate JCU_RB_2024 chromosome 16, JCU_Hal_asi_v2, whole genome shotgun sequence, the following are encoded in one genomic region:
- the LOC137267575 gene encoding acetylcholine receptor subunit alpha-like, producing MQDQTIALTLCLSMCAAYGLQLGSDHGPLYRLYNDLLEHYKPYIRPRKNPNETVEVVVSYSMASVEALEETTQTVDSSGFLTLQWTDDLLTWNSNEYGGIDYINIPVEKLWFPDLSLTNGVDVLSLILPIGEKARVTSNGSVTWFRDLKKRTKCSLDMRHFPFDTQTCSINLIQWVTDIRQVNMTAGIVVIESSLFQRNGEWEITGKSKGTFLHRYNDHIIQTEIEFTFIFKRKYLYYIITNILPVMLLSVLNLGVFLLPPESGEKVSLCISIVLSYAVFLSVIGGRLPEVSDTVSIFSIYLLTMMFLKVATTLVTVLGLNVYHGFSEQNVSCATEQQEIHCLNTFREHDSPKKKIQI from the coding sequence ATGCAGGACCAAACTATTGCTTTAACTCTGTGTCTAAGTATGTGTGCTGCATATGGACTTCAGCTTGGATCTGATCATGGTCCTCTGTACAGATTGTATAACGACCTTCTCGAGCACTACAAGCCGTACATCCGACCCAGGAAGAATCCCAATGAGACGGTGGAGGTTGTGGTTTCCTACAGCATGGCATCAGTGGAAGCCTTGGAGGAAACTACCCAGACAGTTGATTCATCTGGATTCTTAACACTTCAGTGGACAGATGACCTGTTGACCTGGAACTCAAATGAGTATGGTGGTATAGATTATATAAATATACCCGTGGAGAAACTGTGGTTTCCGGACTTGAGTTTGACAAATGGAGTCGATGTCCTGTCTTTAATATTGCCCATCGGGGAAAAGGCAAGAGTGACCAGCAATGGAAGTGTCACATGGTTTAGAGATTTGAAGAAACGTACAAAATGTTCTTTAGACATGCGGCATTTCCCTTTTGACACGCAGACTTGCAGTATCAATCTCATTCAGTGGGTCACAGACATAAGGCAAGTCAATATGACTGCAGGTATAGTTGTGATTGAATCCTCACTGTTTCAACGAAATGGAGAATGGGAAATCACTGGAAAATCCAAGGGCACCTTCCTTCATAGATATAATGATCATATAATTCAGACGGAGATTGAGTTCACGTTCATCTTCAAAAGGAAATATCTGTActacatcatcaccaacatcctTCCCGTCATGCTTCTTTCCGTCCTTAACCTTGGTGTGTTTCTACTTCCGCCTGAATCTGGGGAGAAGGTATCACTGTGCATTTCCATAGTGCTGTCGTATGCAGTATTCTTGTCTGTCATTGGTGGGAGACTACCGGAAGTGTCAGATACTGTGAGCATCTTCAGCATCTATCTTCTGACAATGATGTTCCTTAAAGTCGCAACAACGTTAGTGACGGTTTTAGGGCTTAATGTGTACCACGGATTCTCGGAGCAAAACGTTTCGTGTGCTACCGAACAACAGGAAATTCACTGTTTAAACACCTTTCGTGAACACGATTCACCCAAGaaaaaaattcaaatataa